The following nucleotide sequence is from Deinococcus planocerae.
GGAGAGTTCGAGCGGTCTCGGGAGGACGGGGCGCCGATCCGGACGATCTTTTACCAACCCTGTGTTGCCGCGGGTCGTCTGGCAGGACGGCTGGGGACGTTGGGTGCGGGCGAGGCGATCAGTGGAATAGGCGTGCTGGCCGCGTATGAGGGGGAGATCGTCATCGCCGTTCAGGATGCGGCACGCCTGCCTAGCGAGCACGTCCGCCTGGAACTGGACGGCGGCGGGGCCGCGCGGCTGCTTCGTGCCCGTTGGCGGGTCCGGGCGCGGGGGGTGTTGATCACCCCACCGCAGGCCCAGCGCCTGGAGAACGAGGTGCCGGTGACGAACATTCGACTGGGGCTCACGCCGAAGCGGACGGAGGGGACGGAGACACCACTGGTGCCACTGGAACTGGCCGCCTACGGGGAGCTGGCGGTCGTGCTCGCCGGGCAGGGCAAGGGAAACTACCTCGACACCTGGGGTGTGTTGCAGCGTCGTCAAGGAGCACAGCGCCGCTTTTCCCGGCTGGAAGTGCAGGACGTCGAGCCCCTGCACGGGACGCGGGCGCTGCTGTAGGACAGCTTGGAACTTCGGGGGTCCCCGCAGAGCGCGGGACCCTTTCTCGTGTGCTGTCCCAGGGATCTTCGGCCGCTCTCCCGGGTCGGGAGAGAGCCGCGTCTCAGCTCGTCAGGACCCGCCACACCAGCGGCACCGCTCCCAGGACAGTGACAAAGGCGTTGTCGCACCCGTGACAGAGCATGGCCGCCCGCAGGCCATAACGCGCCGCCGCCCAGGAGAACACCGCCCCACTCATCAGTTGCGGGATAGCCAGGCCGAGTACGGCCGGATGGTGGGGCAGATCGGGATAGTTGTACAGGTGCCCCAGCGCGAACAGCGTGTTCGTCACCGCCGCGCAGCCGATCAACCAGCCGGGAGAAAGTTGTCCGCTGGGATGCCGCTGACGCAAGCCTAGGGACAACCAGGCCAGGACCAGGGGCGTGATGAACACGATGGTGGGGCTCCATTGCCGCTGATCCAATGCCGCCTTCAACACGTCGAAGGCATTGAGCCCAATGCAGCCCACCAACGACACGACCCCAAACCACGGCAACAGGCGCCAGGCCTCCTGGGGACGACGTACCCCGGGGTTGCCCAGGAAGGCGGCAAAATCGACCAGCCCGGGGATCAGGGCCAGCCGGAACAGCGCCTCTTCGATCATGGGGCTCCAGACGATCCGATCCAGCAACTCGTCCGAGGGACCCCGCTTGGGCGTCCAGCCGGTCTGCTCGATCACCCACGGAACGACCCAACGTGACTGCACCACGACCTCCAGCAGCACCACGAGCAGCACCAGCCCGAGTATCCACGGCACATGCCGAAGTGGCAGACGCCAGTGCAGGGAGAGAGGCGCCAGAGCTGGGGGCTTGGTCATCCGGTGTCCTGACCGGGTCCTGGATGGCCGATGACCCGTGCCTGGCAACGTGAAAGAGAGCCGGAGTGTCTCAGTACGGAAAACCGGACGCAGGCCAGCCCCCAGGCGCTCCCTGACGAGGCGCTGGACGGTCTTTCCAGCTTCAACGGAACACCTCCCGGTATCCGCGCCTCCCTCCTTCTGCCTCCCAGGGATCAGGAAGAGACAGGCCTTCCAGCAGCTCACGCTCCAGCACCAGGCTCTCGAACCTCACCTCGCCGTCCTGAGCCAACGCTCGCAGGACGGCGCCCGACCCGCCGACTGTCCACTCGGCGGTCAGCCGCTCGCCGTCCTCATCCGGCCAGCCACCCGTGCACACCAGCGCCCGCGCATCCTCGTGCGCCAGCGCGGGGTAACGGCGTTCGGTCGGGACCGTCTCCAGGGGCCAGGCCGACGTGCCCGGCACCCGCAGCACGACGACCCGTCCATGCGTATGGGCCAGACAGGCCAGCAGCAGGGCGTGGAGATCAGGGTCGAAATCGGTCCCCAGATAGTCGGTGACTTCACCCGGCTGGATGGTCGTGCCGGCTGTCAGCAGGAGGGTGAGGTGAGGCTCCCCGACCTGCTCCAGGTGGACCGACTTCTCGACCTGCGGGGGCAAGGGGTCGTTTCCCCTAAGCAGGCGGTCGAGCGCCGTGGACCCCGTCACCAGCACTTTCACACGCGGCTGCCCGCTGCGTTCGGCTGCGACCTTCCGAAGGACCGCCTCGCGGTACGGCTGGTCGGTGAGGACGAAGAACGTCCCGTCGTCCAGCCGGTGCCCGAACACCCGGTACGTCTTGCACGTGGGTTCGTCGAGCAGGTGCGCGGCGTCCTCGCGGGGCGGGTCCAAACGGACGTCCACGAAGGGGAGGCCACGCGCGAGGGCCAGCGCCCGGAAGGCCAAGTCCTCACTGATCCGCCGGCCCTTCAGGAGCGTCTGTTCCAGGCGCGGGTCCGACAGTTCCGAGGTTTCCACTCCCCCATACCCGAGTTGCAGCAGCGCTTCGGGGATGGACATCCGCCGGGACGTCCCACGCTCCGGAAGGGTCCTGGGTTCCCCGTTCTGGCTGGACCCTGGGTG
It contains:
- a CDS encoding single-stranded DNA-binding protein, producing the protein MLTLTHGTSAEFTAALARPGVLKPGGQFATFTLAGEFERSREDGAPIRTIFYQPCVAAGRLAGRLGTLGAGEAISGIGVLAAYEGEIVIAVQDAARLPSEHVRLELDGGGAARLLRARWRVRARGVLITPPQAQRLENEVPVTNIRLGLTPKRTEGTETPLVPLELAAYGELAVVLAGQGKGNYLDTWGVLQRRQGAQRRFSRLEVQDVEPLHGTRALL
- a CDS encoding CPBP family glutamic-type intramembrane protease, which gives rise to MPWILGLVLLVVLLEVVVQSRWVVPWVIEQTGWTPKRGPSDELLDRIVWSPMIEEALFRLALIPGLVDFAAFLGNPGVRRPQEAWRLLPWFGVVSLVGCIGLNAFDVLKAALDQRQWSPTIVFITPLVLAWLSLGLRQRHPSGQLSPGWLIGCAAVTNTLFALGHLYNYPDLPHHPAVLGLAIPQLMSGAVFSWAAARYGLRAAMLCHGCDNAFVTVLGAVPLVWRVLTS